The nucleotide sequence CGTTTAGATCCTGTAGCTCAGCGTTTAAGCGATCTTCTTGGAAAAGAAGTTGTTAAAACGGATGAAGCATACGGAGAAGAAGTTGAAAAAGCAGTTTCTAACCTTCCAGAAGGCGGCGTTATCCTTCTTGAGAATGTTCGTTTCTACCCTGGTGAAGAGAAGAACGATCCTGAGTTAGCACAAAAGTTTGCTGCACTCGCTGATGTGTACGTAAACGATGCTTTCGGAGCAGCACACCGTGCGCATGCTTCAACAGAAGGAATTGCAAAACATCTTCCGGCCGTTTCAGGCTTGTTGATGGAAAAAGAACTTGAAGTGCTTGGCAAAGCTCTATCAAATCCTGACCGTCCTTTCACTGCGATCATTGGCGGTGCAAAAGTAAAGGACAAGATTGACGTAATTGACAATCTTTTAGATAAAGTTGACAACCTGATCATCGGTGGTGGTTTAGGGTATACATTCATTAAGGCGCTTGGCCATGATGTAGGGAAGTCTCTTTTAGAGGAAGATAAGATTGAAACAGCTCGTGGTTTCATGGAAAAAGCGAAAGAAAAAGGCGTAAACTTCCTTATTGCAGAAGATGTACTAGTAGCTGACGACTTTTCAAATGAGGCTAACACAAAAGTAGTCGACATCGATTCAATCCCATCAGACTGGGAAGGTCTTGATATCGGAACGAAAACAATTGAAAAGTACGTAAAGGTTATTAAAGAATCGAAGCTTGTAATATGGAACGGGCCAATGGGTGTGTTTGAGATCGACGCATTCGCAAACGGTACTCGTTCAGTTGCAAACGCAC is from Fictibacillus sp. b24 and encodes:
- a CDS encoding phosphoglycerate kinase, coding for MNKKSVRDIDLKGKVVFCRVDFNVPMKDGSITDETRINAALPTIKYLTEQGAKVLLASHLGRPKGQVVEELRLDPVAQRLSDLLGKEVVKTDEAYGEEVEKAVSNLPEGGVILLENVRFYPGEEKNDPELAQKFAALADVYVNDAFGAAHRAHASTEGIAKHLPAVSGLLMEKELEVLGKALSNPDRPFTAIIGGAKVKDKIDVIDNLLDKVDNLIIGGGLGYTFIKALGHDVGKSLLEEDKIETARGFMEKAKEKGVNFLIAEDVLVADDFSNEANTKVVDIDSIPSDWEGLDIGTKTIEKYVKVIKESKLVIWNGPMGVFEIDAFANGTRSVANALAEATDTYSVIGGGDSAAAVEKFGLADKMSHISTGGGASLEFMEGKELPGVVALNDK